The Endozoicomonas montiporae CL-33 genome contains a region encoding:
- a CDS encoding amino acid permease — protein sequence MESGKLSLLPLTMLVTGNMMGAGIFLLPSSLAGYGSIALLGWIVTVVGAVMLSLVFVRLDAVCQGGSGLYAFTREGLGRYVGSQVVYGYWVAIWIGNTAVAISGVGYLSYFFPALTDQWTATLSAVGVIWVLSCLNMRNIRMIGNFQMVTASCMMIPVLIVGVLGWFSFDKHLLVDSFNVTGQPVRNVISDSLTITLWSFIGLESACNLAGHARNPKRDVPFATFFGTTLAAILYILSTTAMMGVVPNDVLQSSAAPFSVAARYILGDWAGELVSAMAIVACFGSLNGWILMHGQVARAACADGLLPKVFGKLNRHGSPSYGLLITAILMSILLLLTVEPTVQKHFEFIILIAVYIMLLAYCCACIACINIQRRATHVEQSVWWNLVIVIALGYCLWSLSGAGYRILLDGTLLIGCGSLIYWQLERKSAARVPG from the coding sequence TTGGAATCAGGAAAGTTGTCGTTACTGCCACTGACCATGCTGGTGACCGGCAATATGATGGGGGCAGGTATCTTTTTATTGCCTTCTTCACTGGCCGGATACGGGTCCATTGCGCTACTGGGCTGGATCGTCACCGTGGTGGGGGCGGTGATGTTGTCGCTGGTGTTTGTACGGCTCGATGCGGTGTGTCAGGGAGGTAGCGGACTGTATGCCTTTACCCGTGAAGGTCTGGGACGATATGTGGGTTCTCAGGTTGTCTATGGCTATTGGGTAGCCATCTGGATCGGAAATACCGCCGTGGCTATTTCCGGTGTGGGCTATCTGAGCTATTTCTTCCCGGCACTGACCGATCAGTGGACCGCTACGTTATCGGCCGTTGGAGTGATCTGGGTACTGAGTTGTTTGAATATGCGCAATATCCGCATGATCGGTAACTTTCAGATGGTCACGGCTTCCTGCATGATGATTCCAGTGTTGATTGTCGGCGTTCTCGGCTGGTTTAGTTTTGATAAACACCTGCTGGTGGACTCTTTCAATGTCACCGGTCAGCCTGTGCGCAATGTGATTTCGGATTCTCTGACCATTACATTATGGTCCTTCATTGGTTTGGAGTCTGCCTGCAATCTGGCCGGTCATGCCCGCAACCCGAAACGGGATGTCCCCTTTGCCACGTTCTTTGGTACCACACTGGCAGCCATATTATATATTCTCAGTACCACGGCCATGATGGGCGTTGTTCCGAACGACGTTTTGCAGTCTTCAGCAGCACCGTTTTCTGTAGCAGCTCGTTACATACTCGGTGACTGGGCTGGCGAGCTGGTCAGTGCGATGGCCATCGTCGCCTGTTTTGGCAGTCTGAATGGATGGATTCTGATGCACGGTCAGGTGGCAAGGGCTGCCTGTGCCGATGGGTTGTTACCCAAAGTATTTGGAAAACTGAACCGGCACGGTTCTCCCAGCTACGGTTTATTGATCACTGCGATTTTAATGTCCATTCTCTTGCTGCTGACGGTTGAACCGACGGTTCAGAAGCACTTTGAATTTATCATTCTGATTGCTGTTTACATCATGCTGCTGGCTTACTGTTGTGCCTGCATTGCCTGTATCAATATTCAGAGACGGGCAACCCATGTTGAACAGTCAGTGTGGTGGAATCTGGTGATTGTTATTGCTCTGGGTTACTGCCTCTGGAGCCTGTCAGGAGCAGGTTATCGTATTCTGCTGGACGGAACGTTACTGATCGGTTGCGGTAGTCTGATTTATTGGCAGCTGGAAAGAAAATCGGCAGCTCGTGTTCCGGGCTGA
- a CDS encoding transposase, with translation MIRENRWPDGVVHCPHCDSGHVKKNGHDTVQTECQHYQCKHCDRYFDDLTNTVFAGHHQPLKVWVSCLYLMGLNVSNSQISKELDLSLSDVHEMTTLLRTSVVKRKPDITLEGEVEFDEVYIVAGHKGHPEALKKSIAPSPKKKIKRSSGQRNSRKRQASRSGNDSARRSGHYQHAG, from the coding sequence ATGATCCGTGAAAACCGCTGGCCTGACGGGGTGGTTCATTGCCCCCATTGTGATTCAGGCCATGTAAAAAAGAACGGGCATGACACGGTACAAACTGAATGCCAACACTATCAATGCAAACATTGTGACCGCTACTTTGATGACCTGACTAATACTGTCTTTGCTGGGCATCATCAGCCTCTTAAGGTGTGGGTTTCCTGTCTGTACCTGATGGGACTCAATGTTTCCAACAGCCAGATTTCTAAAGAACTTGACCTTTCACTGAGTGATGTACATGAAATGACAACCTTGTTGCGAACCTCTGTCGTTAAACGCAAGCCTGACATTACTCTTGAGGGAGAGGTAGAGTTCGACGAGGTGTACATCGTCGCAGGTCACAAAGGACATCCTGAAGCTTTAAAAAAATCTATCGCGCCCTCCCCGAAAAAGAAGATTAAAAGGAGCTCCGGGCAGAGGAACTCTCGAAAAAGACAAGCCTCCCGTTCTGGGAATGATTCAGCGAGGAGGTCAGGTCATTATCAACATGCTGGATAA
- a CDS encoding SpoVR family protein — protein sequence MPDNETLERELTQPKPVKQNFISTGSEWTFELLEQYDREFARLADKFRLDTYPNQIEVISSEQMIDAYASVGMPLMYNHWSFGKQFLSNQQSYQRGQMGLAYEIVINSNPCIAYLMEENTMPMQALVIAHASYGHNSFFKGNYLFRQWTDADSIIDYLLFAKNYIAQCEEKHGMDAVEEVLDACHALMNQGVNRYERPRPISPEQEKQLAKEREEYIQRNLNDLWRTIPVKETEQQAKEFRFPQHPEENILYFIEKNAPLLETWQREIIRIVRKVAQYFYPQRQTQVMNEGWATFWHYHLMHEMYNEGLITEGFIMEFLHSHSNVVFQPAFDDQRYSGINPYALGFAIFQDIRRMCEHPTEEDRYWFPDLAGSDWLDAVHFAMRNFKDESFILQYLSPKVMRDLRLFCINDDDREAYLEVSAIHDETGYRNLRESLAAQYNLGNREPNIQVYSADVRGDRSLTLRHYMHQGRPVEDNSALEIIKHLRRLWGFDVRMESVDQQDKVINHYELPSEELYPEEEGV from the coding sequence ATGCCTGATAATGAAACCCTCGAACGGGAGTTAACTCAACCCAAGCCGGTTAAACAGAATTTTATCTCCACCGGTTCCGAGTGGACTTTTGAGCTGCTGGAACAATACGACCGCGAGTTTGCCCGACTGGCCGATAAATTCCGGCTGGATACCTATCCAAACCAGATTGAAGTCATCAGTTCCGAACAGATGATTGATGCGTATGCGTCGGTGGGTATGCCGCTGATGTACAACCACTGGAGTTTTGGCAAACAGTTTCTCAGTAATCAGCAAAGCTATCAGCGCGGGCAGATGGGGCTGGCTTATGAAATCGTTATCAACTCCAATCCCTGTATCGCCTATCTGATGGAAGAGAACACCATGCCCATGCAGGCATTGGTGATTGCCCATGCCAGCTACGGCCACAACTCATTCTTCAAAGGTAACTATCTGTTCCGCCAATGGACCGATGCCGACTCGATTATTGATTATCTGCTGTTTGCCAAAAACTACATCGCACAGTGCGAAGAAAAACACGGTATGGATGCGGTTGAAGAAGTGCTGGACGCCTGTCATGCCTTGATGAACCAGGGAGTAAACCGATATGAACGACCTCGCCCTATTTCACCTGAACAGGAAAAGCAGCTGGCCAAAGAACGCGAGGAGTACATTCAACGTAACCTGAATGATCTGTGGCGTACGATTCCTGTCAAAGAAACAGAACAGCAGGCGAAAGAGTTCCGTTTCCCACAGCATCCGGAAGAGAACATTCTGTACTTTATTGAAAAGAATGCGCCATTGCTGGAAACCTGGCAGCGTGAAATTATCCGCATTGTTCGCAAGGTTGCCCAGTATTTCTATCCTCAGCGGCAGACTCAGGTCATGAATGAAGGCTGGGCAACCTTCTGGCACTATCACCTGATGCACGAAATGTATAATGAAGGCCTGATCACCGAAGGCTTTATTATGGAGTTCCTGCACTCCCATTCCAATGTGGTTTTCCAGCCTGCCTTTGATGATCAGCGCTATAGCGGCATCAACCCTTATGCTCTGGGCTTTGCCATCTTCCAGGATATCCGTCGTATGTGCGAGCATCCAACGGAAGAAGACCGCTACTGGTTCCCCGACCTGGCCGGTTCGGACTGGCTGGACGCCGTTCACTTTGCCATGCGTAACTTCAAGGACGAAAGCTTTATTCTTCAGTACCTTTCACCAAAGGTGATGCGCGACCTGCGTCTGTTCTGTATTAACGACGATGATCGTGAAGCGTATCTGGAAGTCAGCGCCATTCACGATGAAACCGGCTATCGCAATCTGCGCGAATCACTCGCAGCCCAGTATAACCTTGGCAACCGGGAACCCAATATACAGGTCTACAGCGCCGACGTAAGAGGCGATCGTTCACTGACCCTGAGACATTACATGCATCAGGGACGACCAGTGGAAGATAACAGCGCGCTGGAAATCATCAAACACCTGCGCAGACTCTGGGGTTTTGACGTCAGAATGGAGTCTGTTGATCAGCAGGATAAAGTCATTAACCATTATGAGCTCCCGTCAGAAGAACTCTATCCAGAGGAGGAGGGCGTATAG
- a CDS encoding YeaH/YhbH family protein: MSIIIDRRLNAKKKSTVNRQRFLRRYRNLVKEAVQDAVDQRSITDVQSGSDISIPRKDLSEPVFHHGQGGQHEQVHPGNKEFNTGDRFQRPEGGGGRGSGDGEASDSGSGTDEFVFQINRDEFLEYLFEDLALPNLVRKELKDITEYKLKRAGFTSAGSPDRLNVVRSLRAAHARRIALSGSERREIRQLKRELREMEVSPSDTDQFRAKEIRQRITELNAKLKRLPFIDDFDLKYNNMTKVPQPSSKAVMFCVMDVSGSMTREIKDIAKRFFLLLYMFLERNYEKIEVVFIRHHSEARECNEHDFFYARETGGTVVSSALRLTDEILQDRYSPSEWNIYIAQASDGDNWEADSSKCRKLIEEKLLPKTQYYSYVEITDRHHQNLWHEYKMIEKENPGHFAMQQIRGHGDIYPIFRKLFEKKEAENA, encoded by the coding sequence ATGAGCATCATCATCGACCGGCGCCTCAACGCGAAAAAGAAGAGTACGGTCAATCGCCAGCGCTTCCTCAGGCGCTACAGAAATCTGGTCAAAGAAGCGGTGCAAGACGCCGTTGACCAACGCTCAATCACCGATGTCCAAAGTGGCAGCGACATCAGCATTCCCAGAAAAGACCTGAGCGAACCCGTGTTTCATCATGGTCAGGGCGGCCAGCATGAACAGGTTCACCCCGGTAACAAAGAATTCAACACCGGCGATCGCTTCCAGCGTCCGGAAGGCGGCGGTGGTCGAGGTTCCGGAGACGGTGAAGCCAGCGACAGCGGATCAGGCACGGATGAATTTGTCTTCCAGATCAATCGCGACGAGTTTCTGGAGTACCTGTTTGAAGACCTCGCACTGCCTAATCTTGTTCGTAAAGAACTGAAGGACATCACCGAATACAAACTCAAACGGGCAGGCTTTACCTCTGCAGGTTCTCCCGACCGCTTGAACGTTGTCCGTTCCTTGAGGGCAGCCCATGCACGCCGCATTGCCCTGTCAGGCAGCGAGCGCAGGGAAATACGTCAGTTGAAGCGTGAACTGCGGGAAATGGAAGTCAGTCCTTCCGACACGGATCAGTTCCGGGCTAAAGAAATCAGGCAACGTATCACCGAGCTAAATGCCAAACTTAAACGACTGCCGTTTATTGATGACTTTGACCTGAAATACAACAACATGACCAAAGTCCCACAGCCGTCCAGCAAAGCTGTGATGTTCTGTGTAATGGACGTCTCCGGTTCCATGACCCGGGAAATTAAGGACATCGCCAAACGCTTTTTCCTGTTGCTCTACATGTTTCTGGAAAGAAACTACGAAAAGATTGAAGTGGTCTTTATTCGTCACCATTCCGAAGCCCGCGAATGCAATGAACACGACTTTTTCTATGCCCGGGAAACCGGCGGTACGGTGGTGTCGTCTGCCCTGCGTCTGACCGACGAAATTTTGCAGGATCGCTATTCGCCCAGTGAATGGAACATTTACATTGCCCAGGCGTCCGATGGCGACAACTGGGAAGCCGATTCCAGCAAATGCCGCAAGCTTATTGAAGAGAAACTGCTACCCAAAACCCAGTATTACTCCTACGTGGAAATCACCGACCGTCATCACCAGAACCTCTGGCATGAATACAAGATGATTGAAAAAGAGAATCCGGGGCATTTTGCCATGCAGCAAATCCGCGGACACGGCGATATTTATCCAATATTCCGTAAGCTCTTCGAGAAAAAGGAGGCTGAGAATGCCTGA
- a CDS encoding PrkA family serine protein kinase, with protein MSIFKHYQQRFESTQQEEMSLQEYLDLCKVDPGAYANAAERMLNAIGEPEVIDTARDPRLSRIFSNKLIKRYPTFQEFYGMEEAIEQIVSYFKHAAQGLEEKKQILYLLGPVGGGKSSLAEKLKQLIEHVPFYAIKGSPVFESPLGLFNPDEDGKILTEEYGIPGRYLKYIMSPWAVKRLHEYGGDISKFRVVKLYPSRLNQIAVAKTEPGDENNQDISSLVGKVDIRQLEEYSQDDPDAYSFSGALCNANQGIMEFVEMFKAPVKVLHPLLTATQEGNYNSTEGMGAIPYEGIILAHSNESEWQSFRNNKTNEAFIDRVNIVKVPYCTRVSEEIRIYDKLLEHSSLKDAPCAPDTLKMLAQFTTLSRIKEPENSSIYSKMRVYDGENLKDTDPNAKPLQEYKDAAGVDEGMEGLSTRFAFKILSKVFNFDSTEVAANPVHLLYVLEQQIEQQQYTEEVQDRYMRYIKEYLTPKYVEFLGKEIQTAYLESYSEYGQNIFDRYITYADFWIQDQEFRDPDTGHILDRASLNDELEKIEKPAGIANPKDFRNEVVNFVLRARANHDGKNPSWLSYEKMRTVIEKKMFSNTEDLLPVISFNAKGSQDDQRKHADFVSRMVDYGYTEKQVRLLSEWYIRVRKSQ; from the coding sequence ATGTCTATATTCAAGCACTACCAGCAAAGGTTCGAATCTACTCAACAGGAAGAGATGAGCCTCCAGGAATATCTCGACCTCTGTAAGGTAGACCCCGGAGCCTACGCCAATGCTGCCGAGCGAATGCTTAATGCCATCGGAGAGCCAGAGGTCATCGACACTGCCCGTGACCCGAGACTCAGCCGGATCTTTTCCAACAAACTCATTAAACGCTATCCTACGTTCCAGGAATTCTATGGCATGGAAGAAGCCATAGAGCAGATCGTTTCCTACTTTAAACACGCTGCCCAGGGGCTGGAAGAGAAGAAACAGATTCTCTACTTGCTGGGCCCCGTTGGTGGCGGTAAATCTTCACTGGCAGAAAAGCTCAAGCAACTGATTGAGCATGTGCCGTTTTACGCCATCAAAGGTTCCCCGGTGTTTGAATCCCCTCTGGGGCTGTTCAATCCGGATGAAGACGGCAAGATTCTGACCGAAGAATACGGTATTCCCGGTCGTTACCTGAAATACATCATGTCCCCATGGGCCGTTAAACGACTCCATGAGTACGGTGGTGATATTTCCAAATTCCGTGTCGTAAAACTCTACCCCAGTCGTCTGAACCAGATCGCTGTGGCCAAAACCGAGCCCGGCGATGAAAACAACCAGGATATTTCCAGTCTGGTCGGTAAGGTCGATATTCGTCAGCTGGAAGAATACTCCCAGGACGATCCGGATGCTTATAGCTTCTCCGGTGCACTGTGTAATGCCAACCAAGGCATCATGGAGTTTGTGGAGATGTTCAAGGCTCCGGTCAAAGTGCTCCACCCACTGCTGACTGCTACCCAGGAAGGTAATTACAACAGCACCGAAGGTATGGGCGCCATTCCATACGAAGGCATCATTCTTGCCCACTCCAATGAATCCGAATGGCAGTCCTTCCGTAACAACAAGACCAATGAAGCCTTTATTGACCGTGTCAACATCGTCAAGGTGCCTTACTGCACACGTGTCAGTGAAGAAATTCGTATATACGACAAACTGCTGGAACACAGCTCACTGAAAGACGCGCCCTGCGCACCCGATACTCTGAAAATGCTGGCTCAGTTCACCACACTGTCGCGTATCAAGGAACCGGAAAATTCATCCATTTATTCCAAGATGCGTGTCTACGACGGTGAGAATCTGAAGGACACAGACCCTAACGCCAAGCCATTGCAGGAGTATAAAGATGCGGCCGGTGTCGATGAAGGAATGGAAGGTCTATCTACACGTTTCGCCTTTAAGATTCTCTCCAAGGTGTTTAACTTTGACTCCACCGAAGTCGCCGCTAACCCCGTACATCTGCTGTATGTCCTGGAGCAACAGATTGAACAGCAGCAATACACAGAAGAAGTACAAGACCGCTACATGCGTTATATCAAGGAGTATCTCACACCGAAGTATGTAGAGTTCCTCGGCAAGGAAATTCAGACAGCTTATCTGGAGTCTTACTCCGAATACGGTCAGAACATTTTTGACCGGTACATTACCTATGCCGACTTCTGGATTCAGGATCAGGAATTCCGTGACCCGGATACTGGTCATATTCTGGATCGCGCTTCATTGAACGACGAACTGGAGAAAATTGAAAAGCCTGCCGGTATTGCCAATCCGAAAGACTTCCGTAACGAAGTCGTTAACTTTGTGCTTCGTGCACGAGCCAATCACGATGGCAAGAACCCAAGCTGGTTAAGTTATGAAAAGATGCGTACAGTGATTGAGAAGAAGATGTTCTCTAACACTGAAGATTTGCTGCCGGTCATTTCCTTTAATGCCAAAGGCTCCCAGGACGATCAGCGTAAACACGCCGACTTCGTGAGCCGGATGGTCGATTACGGATACACCGAGAAGCAAGTACGCCTGCTGTCCGAATGGTACATTCGAGTGCGTAAGTCTCAGTAA
- a CDS encoding lysophospholipid acyltransferase family protein — MFTSWKEVTAERTITALSYLPDAFWGGFCQFGARLLDRSKGHIARAAIQRALPDINPCRRDQIARAAAWHSVNYALALPRLKHIPYRLHNLATVQEANAENRGIIIISLHTGAPDLGTMALTQAGIDTKTVIGAGKQSPWLNRFGRFALQRAGVQFIQRGNPTAVLQAVKKKTAVFLYSDMRSKEMPVTFFGQETSAPASGIYTALLNKSPILFHYCTLSDDGEWQLWFERYEPVHKDTRNDSVQYNLQQLIHKMEAVIRDNPELWIWHYDRFKLKKEVQK; from the coding sequence ATGTTTACAAGCTGGAAGGAAGTCACAGCAGAGCGAACGATTACGGCACTTTCATACCTGCCAGATGCCTTCTGGGGTGGTTTTTGCCAATTCGGTGCCCGACTGCTGGATCGGAGCAAAGGGCATATTGCAAGGGCCGCCATCCAACGGGCACTACCCGATATCAATCCCTGCCGTCGAGACCAGATCGCCCGCGCAGCCGCATGGCACAGCGTGAATTATGCGCTGGCACTTCCGCGCTTAAAACATATCCCCTATCGGCTACATAATCTGGCGACGGTTCAGGAGGCCAATGCCGAGAACCGGGGCATTATTATCATTTCACTCCATACCGGCGCACCTGATCTGGGCACTATGGCGCTTACTCAGGCAGGTATAGACACCAAAACGGTGATAGGTGCAGGCAAACAGAGTCCATGGCTCAACAGGTTCGGTCGCTTTGCCCTGCAGCGAGCTGGTGTTCAGTTCATCCAGCGTGGCAACCCTACCGCTGTATTGCAGGCTGTTAAAAAGAAAACTGCTGTGTTTCTCTACAGCGACATGCGCTCTAAAGAAATGCCTGTGACCTTTTTCGGTCAGGAAACATCGGCGCCTGCGAGTGGTATCTACACTGCCCTGCTGAACAAGTCACCCATCCTTTTTCATTACTGCACCCTGTCTGACGATGGCGAATGGCAACTCTGGTTCGAGCGTTATGAGCCGGTACACAAAGACACCCGAAATGACAGTGTTCAATATAATCTCCAGCAGCTGATACACAAAATGGAAGCTGTTATCAGGGACAACCCCGAGTTATGGATATGGCATTACGACCGGTTCAAACTGAAAAAAGAAGTCCAAAAATAA
- a CDS encoding sulfite exporter TauE/SafE family protein, producing MIFLSYLILGALAGTLAGLFGIGGGLIIVPVLVYSFEIQGLSPDILTHLAVGTSLATIVVTSLSSIRAHHAKGAVRWSIFVLMSAGVLFGAWFGVYTAIHMTGEVLQKAIGVFAILIAMKMWIGFKARDSSLIPSRPTFVSAGIFIGWASSIFGIGGGTLSVPFLRRSNLEMHNAVGTSAACGLPIALMGALANMYMGQGNDLLPAMTTGYVYWPAFLGIVLTSMLFARFGAQLAHHLSTDVLQKLFAVFLLLVGAEFLIP from the coding sequence ATGATATTTCTGTCTTATTTGATATTGGGAGCACTGGCAGGCACGCTGGCAGGACTGTTTGGTATTGGTGGCGGCCTTATCATTGTACCCGTGTTGGTTTACAGCTTTGAAATTCAGGGGCTTTCACCGGATATTCTGACTCACCTCGCAGTGGGTACCTCTCTGGCTACTATCGTTGTCACATCGCTTAGTTCCATCCGTGCCCATCATGCCAAAGGGGCTGTGCGATGGTCGATTTTTGTTCTGATGTCGGCCGGAGTCTTGTTCGGTGCATGGTTCGGCGTTTACACCGCTATCCACATGACAGGGGAAGTGCTGCAAAAAGCGATTGGTGTTTTTGCCATCCTGATTGCAATGAAAATGTGGATAGGTTTCAAAGCCAGAGACAGTAGCCTTATTCCATCCCGACCCACTTTTGTCAGTGCGGGTATTTTTATTGGCTGGGCTTCCAGTATTTTCGGGATTGGTGGTGGCACGTTGTCGGTACCCTTTTTGCGCCGAAGCAATCTGGAGATGCATAATGCGGTGGGCACTTCAGCCGCCTGTGGATTGCCTATTGCCCTGATGGGCGCACTGGCGAATATGTATATGGGGCAGGGCAATGACCTGTTGCCTGCGATGACAACCGGTTATGTTTACTGGCCGGCGTTTCTTGGTATTGTGCTGACCAGCATGCTATTTGCCCGTTTCGGTGCTCAGCTGGCGCATCATTTATCCACCGATGTACTGCAGAAGCTGTTTGCCGTTTTTCTGCTGCTGGTGGGTGCCGAGTTTCTTATTCCTTAA
- the lgt gene encoding prolipoprotein diacylglyceryl transferase — MIPYPDIDPVLFSLGPLSIRWYGLMYLVGFAAAWWLGVCRARKSNGLWSEEQIGDLVFYAAIGVILGGRFGYVVFYNFDHFLRDPLWLFRVWEGGMAFHGGLLGVLVAMYLFGKKQGKSFFQMTDFIAPMVPLGLGAGRIGNFIGGELWGRVSDAPWAMVFPTDPSQLPRHPSQLYQFFIEGVVLFSVLWWFSSKPRPRMAVSGLFLIIYGLGRFIVEFVRQPDEQLGFIAFDWLTMGQLLSTPMIILGVAFMVIGYSKYPLVNGQNQDDLAWLKQHPAAKNGLKK; from the coding sequence GTGATCCCTTACCCTGATATTGACCCCGTTCTATTCAGCCTTGGACCATTAAGCATTCGCTGGTATGGATTGATGTACCTGGTTGGCTTTGCCGCAGCCTGGTGGCTGGGAGTGTGCCGCGCCAGAAAATCCAACGGATTGTGGAGCGAAGAACAGATTGGTGATCTGGTGTTTTATGCTGCCATTGGCGTTATTCTCGGCGGGCGCTTTGGTTATGTAGTGTTTTATAATTTTGACCACTTCCTGAGAGACCCTCTCTGGCTGTTCCGGGTCTGGGAAGGCGGTATGGCGTTTCACGGTGGTTTGCTGGGTGTGCTGGTGGCCATGTACCTGTTTGGTAAAAAACAGGGCAAAAGCTTTTTCCAGATGACCGACTTTATTGCCCCCATGGTGCCTCTGGGCCTTGGTGCCGGTCGTATTGGCAACTTTATTGGTGGTGAACTCTGGGGGCGCGTGAGTGATGCCCCCTGGGCAATGGTCTTTCCCACCGACCCGTCCCAATTACCAAGACACCCTTCCCAGCTTTATCAGTTTTTTATCGAAGGCGTTGTGCTGTTTTCAGTGCTCTGGTGGTTCTCATCCAAACCACGCCCGAGAATGGCCGTGTCAGGACTGTTTCTGATTATCTACGGTCTGGGGCGCTTTATCGTTGAATTTGTACGCCAGCCTGACGAACAGCTGGGCTTTATTGCCTTTGACTGGCTGACCATGGGGCAGTTGCTATCTACCCCTATGATTATTCTGGGTGTAGCATTTATGGTTATTGGTTACTCAAAATACCCTCTGGTGAATGGTCAGAATCAAGACGATCTGGCCTGGCTGAAACAGCACCCAGCGGCTAAAAACGGACTGAAGAAATGA
- a CDS encoding thymidylate synthase: MKQYLDLLRHVKEHGTFKTDRTGTGTYSVFGYQMRFNLAEGFPLVTTKKCHLRSIIHELLWFLKGDTNIGYLKENGVRIWDEWATETGDLGPVYGKQWRSWEGPKGEVVDQIQWLLDEIRTNPDSRRLVISAWNPTVLPDVKHSPKENAAIGKQALPPCHCLFQFYVLDGKLSCQLYQRSADIFLGVPFNIASYALLTMMIAQVCNLELGDFVHTFGDAHIYSNHLEQVDEQLSREPLPLPTMKLNPMIKDLFEFTMDDIELVDYQAHPHIKAAVSV; this comes from the coding sequence ATGAAACAGTATCTGGATCTTCTGCGTCATGTGAAAGAACATGGCACGTTTAAAACCGATCGTACCGGCACCGGCACGTACAGTGTGTTTGGTTACCAGATGCGTTTTAATCTGGCGGAGGGGTTTCCGCTGGTCACCACCAAGAAGTGCCACCTGCGTTCCATCATCCATGAATTGCTGTGGTTTTTGAAAGGTGATACCAACATTGGTTACCTGAAAGAGAATGGCGTTCGTATCTGGGACGAATGGGCAACAGAAACCGGCGACCTGGGGCCGGTGTATGGCAAACAGTGGCGCAGCTGGGAAGGACCAAAGGGTGAAGTAGTCGATCAGATTCAGTGGTTGCTGGATGAGATCAGAACTAACCCTGACTCCCGTCGTCTGGTGATCAGCGCCTGGAACCCGACGGTGCTTCCGGACGTGAAGCATTCACCCAAAGAGAATGCCGCCATAGGCAAACAGGCACTGCCACCCTGTCATTGTCTGTTCCAGTTCTATGTGCTGGATGGCAAACTGTCTTGCCAGCTGTATCAGCGCAGTGCGGATATCTTTCTGGGAGTGCCTTTCAACATTGCATCTTATGCATTGCTAACCATGATGATTGCCCAGGTCTGCAATCTGGAGCTGGGCGATTTTGTGCATACCTTTGGCGATGCGCACATTTATTCGAATCATCTGGAACAGGTGGATGAACAGTTGTCCCGTGAACCTCTGCCACTGCCGACCATGAAGCTGAACCCGATGATTAAGGATCTGTTCGAGTTCACCATGGATGATATTGAGCTGGTGGATTATCAGGCGCATCCGCATATTAAGGCGGCTGTGTCGGTTTAA
- the tnpA gene encoding IS200/IS605 family transposase produces MDYRYCSHTVFKIQYHFVFVTKYRYQVLGGDIGYRARELIRETCKAFELDILKGVISKDHVHLLLSAPPNMAPSEIMRRIKGRTSIKLFESFPDLRKRYWGRHFWARGYFCVTSGEVTENMIKEYLEHHFEPRADDNFRTED; encoded by the coding sequence GTGGACTACAGATACTGCAGTCATACAGTATTCAAAATTCAGTATCATTTTGTGTTTGTCACCAAGTACCGTTACCAAGTTCTTGGTGGTGACATTGGCTACAGGGCAAGGGAGCTGATTAGGGAAACTTGCAAAGCTTTTGAACTTGATATTCTCAAAGGCGTAATCAGTAAAGACCATGTACATCTTTTGCTCTCTGCCCCACCAAATATGGCACCAAGTGAAATCATGAGGCGGATAAAGGGGCGAACTTCGATCAAGCTTTTTGAGAGCTTTCCTGATCTCAGAAAAAGGTATTGGGGACGACATTTCTGGGCAAGAGGGTATTTTTGCGTCACTTCCGGAGAAGTGACAGAGAATATGATCAAAGAGTATCTGGAGCATCATTTTGAGCCAAGAGCAGATGATAACTTCAGGACTGAGGATTAG